A segment of the Solanum lycopersicum chromosome 9, SLM_r2.1 genome:
TCGGCCTGTTTAACACCGAGTGAGAGAGAGAAGTGTTAATCTCTAGAAGCTTATGGAATGttcgatttatatatataacctCAATGACAACATTATATAATACATTCTTTAACTAAACAGATAACTACTAAGGTATAATAtcgaaaaagataaaaatgaacgTGTAATAAAAGACGTACAAATAATTATACAAGCGAATTAGAAGAAGCAAAACTTAGATTTATCTTCTAAACAAAATATTCTCTATAAACTTCACAAAAAATTTGATAATCTCAACCTTAATTTTCCCTCTCTTTGGTGgaaatctttctttttttccccttACAACAATGTCCTTCATGGCTAGTtgataactcaaaaaaaaattctaaacaaaaatGAGAGAATCTCAACCTAATaagaaaatctattttttttttcttttattcacatATTTAGAACTAGAAGATGTGCAagttatttatagaaaaaaaaaactaaccatAATTTGAATAATTACAAGGAAAGAAAAAGTTTCTTCAAGTCAATACATGACATGCACACGGCCTTGGGACTTTTTAACTTTATCCATTTGACTCCTATACAAACGGATCGTTAGGTTCGAAAGACAAGTTATATCGGAAttagttttatatataaagAGATTGATAGTATATTAAAATTACTTCATATTGATTGCTTAATTTGTCGTATAATTAAAAGATGATTCAGATGAccttaagggtatttttgtcattttcattgttttattcaGGAATAACTAGTCTCAAACTCTCAATACTATTGTTTTACCCTTTGATAGGATTACCTTACCCCGATGCTAATTTACTAATTTCAGTACGGTATAAATTATCCCGAGATTAGTAATCAAACAAGACTTATTTGTGTAACGATCTCAAGTTAATATTACTACTAGAATATTATTCGCGGTTCAATGTATAGCGAATCTTTTAATAAGTCAAAGTTATAAATGATCATAAATTTCTTATTCAGATCACTTACGtgtgaaaatgaaaatgttttttaaatagAATAcgtaataaaattaaaacataaatttataaagaacTACAAAACAAATTGGCCAACCTAGAACTACTATCCACATCACCAGACAATTAAAtcttattgaattttaaaattccaTGTCCTccattaacaaataaatatgtttctCTTTGTGAGAACAATGAAAGCTCTACTTGAGGAGAAAAGCAGACAAGGCCAAAGTAAAAAGTTTGAAGTCAATAAGGAAAGACcaataatttgttaaaatttcatatatgtgATGTAAATTCAATGTATCTCTTTCTTTTTGGGAAGTTCTAGATGTTAAAAATAGATATCAAGTTTGGATTTATCCACGTGGTCATTAGTCTCGTCAACTTGTTCGTCtcctaaattttatttataaaactatAATGTAGAAAATAGTATTGAAAAAAGAGATGGATTTTCCGTTGTAGTATAATGCTAGGTTTTGTACAAATCTAAGCTATGAACAAAGGAAATTTATCCGCTTCGTGAAAATTCTTGATCACCAGATAGGAAAATAGAAGGGTCGAGGATTAGAACAGATAGtatgaagtttaaatttttctcaCTCCTAGTGGTAGAACATTGGTGTTAGTTTAGAGCACATTTTTGTTCCATTATTCAATTTCATTACTACTGTTGATTCTTTTACTTCGATTATCCTAATATTTTTACTATCAATACTTTCCTCTTTTCACTATTTTTAATCATAGCTTTCTACTCGgacattctttttcaaattattctataaaataactttttttagcTGAGGGTCTATCGAAAACAATCTTTCTATCCCATAAAGTTAGCGGTAAGGTTTGCGCATATATCCACCTTCCACCGACTCCACTTGTGAAATTATACTAACCGGATGCATGTATTCATCTGTTCAAGCCTTTCATGAATCATGCAGTAAGCAGTTcagttgaaataaataaaaaatgagttcaAATGTCACAGAAATTGCAGCAGTTTTCCTCTTTTAGCAGCTAGAGGTGGTTCAAGTTAAACCAGATACTATTCACAAAAACACAACAAGCATAACAGGCAAACAATTAACATTTTCTTCATTGATACAACTTTACAtactttatacaattttaaaagaatcGATCATAATACTTTTTCCCACTTATACACGTAGCTGCATCGATCTAAAATTTAAGCGATGTTTTACATTTCAAAAGCTCATTTTGTTATAGCAAGAATGGAATAGACCAAAAGAAATGTGACTATAACAATTGCACCAACAAGAGTGAATTGTGGACTTGTCCATAGCATAAGGTTTGATTTCTCTGCTCTCTTAATAGGATCAACCTCTTCAGATAACGGATATTCAGAACGCTTAGGATTCCATGTTACGTACTTGTTTGGAGAGAATTGCGAAAAGATGTTTGAGAAGATGTTCTTCCTGCTTCGCTTCCTGAAGCTTGACCAGGCTTTGTCCCAATCAGTCGAAGATTTATCACCtacaaaaggaaaataattttaattcataCTGAATTACCAAGTATATCAGGTGCAAGAAAGTGCAAGTGGTGCACGTTGATGATAAAATGAGAAAAGGTCGCTTAAGATGGTTTGGTGATATGTAAAGTCGTCCGAGAGATAGAGATTCATAAGTGTGGAAACTATGGTGATGGAAGGTGTTACGAGGTAGAGACCTAAATCACGTGGAATGAAGTTGCCTTGAAAGACCTACAATGTCTTGGCATTACCCTAGAATATTCTAACAAGTGCAAACTTTGTTAAAATgacaacaacatacctagtgcAGTCCCACATGcggagggggggggggtctaGGAAGGGTAGAGTGTGCGCAGACCTTACCCGTACCTTGGGAGGCGGGGCGGAGAAGTTATTTCCAATAGACCGTCGGCTCAAGAAAAGACATTTCAAAGCAGGTCAAACAAACTTAGCTATCCTCGTAGGAGATTTTTCacttctattttaattattagttaTGATGATGACACGAGTTGAGCTTACAAGTAACAATGAGGTTTCGTATAGACAATTTCAACTTATTTGAGACTGAAGCATACTTCTTGTTGTTTAACTAACAATACTAAGATCTAAGTCCATAAGTAGACAGAACCACTTCCTAAAAGAAGACAAGGTAATGCATTCAACTCTGTAACAATATGTCACCGCAGGTGCATATAGATGCCAGCAAATACCTCCACTTTATATAATTCTTAAGTAAATAAAACCTAGAGTTAATGGTAAAATATACACCACTTTCTTGCAAGTTTCATCCCGCAACTATATGTTGTTTATCCTTATTGACAAGGATTCTCCACATTAAAATATTGTGTCCtagtttctcttattttattttcgttGATTACCTCAGGTTTGGTGCCCATTTTTATTCCTTTATTGCGAGTATTATTTTGGGTTCTATGTTCTCCCAATAAGGCAATACACACTCTAATTGCAATTTTGGTTCTTTTGTCCATCGGATGAGCTCTTTCGATCCAACTCCGGTGTTCTACTTATCTCCTCTTATCTAGACCAGCCTAACCAGTTGATATAATGCAATCAAATAATGAATGGAGCTCCAGTCAGATTTGCCGCAGATGCCAAACTGCAGTTAGACCAGTTCAAAACCAGGAACCATATATCTCATTATGAGAAGGAAGCACTAGTATTTCAATATACTCCTTTGGGGGATGTCTGTGTGCATCTCTACAGTCTTCCCAGTAGTTCCCAATGTTTGGCACTTTTCGTACATCATGGGTGCAACGTCAACAATTCACTTATGATCAAGTTACAACCTAAGATCTATGACCATATTATGTTAACTGTTCTCCATTATTATCTTATTTACTTTGATTCCGAtaactaactatttttttttgctacaaatacaaatacaccAAAATTGGTTTAGAAGTAAGAGGGCCTCTCAAACTCTTTCAAGTTTATGTGCTTCCGACACATAGGGCTAACATTCCATGAACCAATAGAACAGATTTACTATGCTAATCAACATATAAGAGCCATTTGTCCTAATAAACATCCTTATAgagaaaaattttaatagccAACACACAACAATATAGCAGGTGTCTCTTTGAGGTCGGTCAATATACATGCTGTCGAAGATTATACCACCGAGCTTTTACTAAGGACTCCGACTGACCGAAGAGTCCAAGGTACGTTAAACTAATGTCTATGATCGAGTAGGGCGTTCTCAAACAACTGGTAGTAAATAATGATTATGATCAGAGAAACAGGATACTCAAAACAGAGAAAGAATCAATATATATGGATgaaacatattttctttttcatttggaACTTTTAGAGTAGAAGCAATGAAGTTAAGGACACATTAGAGGTTAATGGACCAAAGTTGGAGAAAAGATTATCTCACGGTCTGAGTGGTGCCAAGGCCGATAGAAACAGATAAGATATGGTGGAAAGCGAAAAAGGACAGCAGATTTACAGTTTAACTCTTGCTATAAATTGTTGAACAACGAAAGTACAATGAGAAAATGTGTCCATTGAAGATGACCTGGACCACAAAAGCACTCTAGAAAAAGTGGCAAGCTAGCTCACATGGACAATTTGCTAGgaggggttgtaatttgtgcaACAGACGTCACATATGTAAAAGCACCCTCCAACACCATCTTCCATTTCAGGGAAGTCTGGCAGTTTAGTGCATGTTGCCCAACTTGTATGGTGTACACTGGGTTAAGCCTAGGACCTTGAAGGAGGCAGTGCTAAGCTAAGAAGGACAAAAATATGGAGAAACGGATAaagccttttttttttggacagTTGGAGTATGCATTGTATGGTGGCTAGAAAGGATCAACAGATATTAGAAGGAAAGAACACGCAGATTTTATTTGAACAGTTGATGCTTAAAGTAGTTAAAACTTTTGGTATAAAATGAAAGATGCACATCATTTTGATAGTATTTTGTAGCTTCTGGATTCTATGTGATGTAACAGGCAGAGCATTCAAGTCTGTCCCTCTTAGGTGCTCGAGTAGGCTATTCAactgatccaaataatttgtgGTATGCAGCAGCGTATTATTTTATTCTAGAGAGTTTCTTTAGTAAAAGTTCTCAACAATTATACTAGGTAGAAAGCATGTGTCCATCTATTTGAGGAGGTGGATAGGAACTCCACGAGGTAGTGGTACGGTCTGCGTACACTCTACCTCCCCACCCTCCCCACACCGCACCTAATGGGATTTCAttgagtatgttgttgttgtttatagGAACTCATCACCTCCCTGCTAGGATACATGGAACTATAACTTGGACTTGTGCAGCTCATGTAAAGATGCAGTGCGAGAAGATGAGACATTTACATAAGGttgatattttctcttctttattgTTCTCCTCATCCTCCTTTTTCTCTAATTGCTGCCTACTTAATCAAGTTTCAGATCTAATTTCTTTATCATTCTCAACATTGG
Coding sequences within it:
- the LOC101259872 gene encoding uncharacterized protein; this encodes MDIRLSYRNISSHGLWSCPTTQKGLKPCCSGKNSQQNGDSNSNSGDKSSTDWDKAWSSFRKRSRKNIFSNIFSQFSPNKYVTWNPKRSEYPLSEEVDPIKRAEKSNLMLWTSPQFTLVGAIVIVTFLLVYSILAITK